The Streptomyces sp. NBC_00102 genome segment CCCACTCGGTGGGCTCCAGCATCCGGGCGAGCCGACTGGTGGAGTCGGCCGGCATCGAGGACGCCGCCCACGGCGAGGTGTCTGCGGACGGTGCGAATCCGAAGGTCACGGTTCTCCCTTCGTTACGCGCCCACGATGCGGGCAGGATGACAGAGGGCACGCCCGTACGAGCCGTGAGGCGACCGTACGGGAGGCAACTCCAATTCTCCCTGGCGTACCGGCGGGCGGCAACGAGCAATTGGAACACCTGACGGATATCCACCGTAAAGACCCGGATATCCCTGCCCGCGGTGGACCCCCGCGACGTCTCCCGCCCCCTCCGAACACTCCGGCACAGACAGAACACCCGGAAACCCCGTCGGGCACGTGAGTCTCCCGCACCGTGGTTCGTCACCCTGCGTGAGGTGGCCGTGCTGCCCGGCCATCGGGTTGCATGGGGGGCATGGACAACCTGGAACTCCGCCACGAAGCAGACGCCATCCTCGCCGAGCTGGTCGGTGACCCGGGCGGCTCGGCGCGGCTGCGGGAGGACCAGTGGCAGGCGGTGTCGGCCCTGGTGGAGGACCGCCGGCGGGCCCTGGTGGTGCAGCGCACCGGCTGGGGGAAGTCGGCGGTGTACTTCGTCGCCACCGCCCTGCTCCGCCGACGCGGCGCCGGCCCCACGGTGATCGTTTCGCCGCTGCTGGCCCTGATGCGCAATCAGGTCGACTCCGCGGCGCGGGCCGGGATCCAGGCGCGCACCATCAACTCGGCCAACCCGGAGGAGTGGGAAACCATCTACGGCGAGGTCGAGCGCGGCGAGACGGACGTCCTCCTCGTCAGCCCGGAACGCCTCAACTCCGTGGACTTCCGCGACCAGGTGCTGCCTCGTCTCGCCGCCACGACCGGGTTGCTGGTGGTCGACGAGGCCCACTGCATCTCCGACTGGGGCCACGATTTCCGCCCGGACTACCGCCGGCTGCGGGCGATGCTCGCCGAGCTCGCCCCCGGGGTACCGGTCCTGGCCACCACCGCGACCGCCAACGCGCGCGTCACCGCGGACGTCGCCGACCAGCTCGGTACGGGCGCGGGTGAGGCGCTCGTCCTGCGCGGGGAACTGGAGCGGGAGAGCCTGCGCCTCGGAGTCGTACGGCTGCCGGACGCCGCGCACCGACTGGGCTGGCTCGCCGAGCACCTGGACGAGCTGCCCGGTTCCGGCATCATCTACGCCCTCACCGTCGCCGCCGCCGAGGAAGCCACCGCCTTCCTGCGACAGCGCGGCTTCGCGGTCGCCTCCTACACCGGGCGCACCGAGAACGCCGACCGCCTCCAGGCGGAGACCGATCTCCAGGACAACCGGGTCAAGGCGTTGGTCGCCACCTCGGCCCTGGGCATGGGGTTCGACAAGCCGGACCTGGGATTCGTCGTCCACCTCGGCTCGCCCTCCTCTCCCATCGCCTACTACCAGCAGGTGGGACGAGCCGGCCGCGGCGTGGCCCACGCCGACGTGCTGCTCCTGCCGGGCAAGGAGGACGAGGCGATCTGGCGCTACTTCGCCGACACCGCCTTCCCGCCCGAGACCCAGGTGCGGCAGACCCTCGCGGCGCTGGAGGGCGCGGGGCGGCCGCTGTCGGTTCCCGCCCTGGAGACGTCGGTCGAGCTCCGGCGCAGCAGGCTGGAGACGATGCTGAAGGTACTGGACGTCGACGGCGCGGTGAAGCGGGTCAAGGGCGGCTGGACGGCCACCGGCGCCCCGTGGGTGTACGACGCCGAGCGTTACGCCTGGGTGGCACGGCAGCGCGCGGCCGAGCAACAGGCCATGCGCGACTACGTGAGCACGTCCGGATGCCGGATGGAGTTTCTGCGCCGACAGCTGGACGACGAGGGTGCGGCCCCGTGCGGCCGTTGCGACAACTGCGCGGGAAACTGGGCCGACTCCTCCGTGTCGGCGGAGACCCTCACGGGCGCGGCGAAGGAACTGGACCGTCCGGGCGTGGAGGTCGAACCGCGCCGGATGTGGCCGACCGGTCTGGCCGCCCTGGGCATCGACCTGAAGGGGCGCATCCCGGCCAAGGAACTCTGCTCCGGCGGGCGGGCCCTGGGCCGGCTCTCGGACATCGGATGGGGCAACCGGCTGCGCCCGCTGCTGGCCGAGAACGCACCGGACGCACCCGTCCCCGACGACGTTCTGCGCGCGGCTGTGGGCGTCCTCGCCGACTGGGCGCGCTCCTCGGGGGGCTGGGCGACGAACACTCCGGAGGCCTCCGCGCGGCCGGTCGGCGTCGTGGCGGTGCCGTCCCTCTCGCGTCCGCAGCTCGTCGGCTCCCTCGCCCAGGGAATCGCGAACGTCGGCCGGCTGCCCTTCCTGGGCACCCTGACGTACACCGGGCCCGAGGGGGAGCACACCGCGCGGCGCAGCAACTCCGCGCAGCGGGTCAGGGCGCTGTCCGGCGCCTTCGCCGTCTCCGACGAACTGACGGCCGCGCTGGCGGCGTCGCCCGGTCCCGTGCTGCTCGTGGACGACTCCACCGATTCCGGCTGGACCCTCGCGGTCGCCGCACGGCTGCTGCGAAAGGCCGGTGCCGAGCAGGTCCTTCCGCTGGTGCTGGCCACCTCGGGCTGAGTCTCCGCGCAGCCCGTCACCGCGTAACAGGTCTGCGTACAGTCGGTGTCCATGGGGCAGTTCTCCATGGAACCGGCCTCCGGGCGCCCGTCCGGGGTGGTTCATCTCCCGCGCGGAGCGGACCGGTTGAAGATGGCCGCGGCGAGAACGATCCCGACCGGGAGAGCTGCCGCGGACCATGGCTGCGGTACGGCCTTCTGCACGCCGACCGCTGCCAGGGCCAACAGGACG includes the following:
- a CDS encoding RecQ family ATP-dependent DNA helicase, yielding MDNLELRHEADAILAELVGDPGGSARLREDQWQAVSALVEDRRRALVVQRTGWGKSAVYFVATALLRRRGAGPTVIVSPLLALMRNQVDSAARAGIQARTINSANPEEWETIYGEVERGETDVLLVSPERLNSVDFRDQVLPRLAATTGLLVVDEAHCISDWGHDFRPDYRRLRAMLAELAPGVPVLATTATANARVTADVADQLGTGAGEALVLRGELERESLRLGVVRLPDAAHRLGWLAEHLDELPGSGIIYALTVAAAEEATAFLRQRGFAVASYTGRTENADRLQAETDLQDNRVKALVATSALGMGFDKPDLGFVVHLGSPSSPIAYYQQVGRAGRGVAHADVLLLPGKEDEAIWRYFADTAFPPETQVRQTLAALEGAGRPLSVPALETSVELRRSRLETMLKVLDVDGAVKRVKGGWTATGAPWVYDAERYAWVARQRAAEQQAMRDYVSTSGCRMEFLRRQLDDEGAAPCGRCDNCAGNWADSSVSAETLTGAAKELDRPGVEVEPRRMWPTGLAALGIDLKGRIPAKELCSGGRALGRLSDIGWGNRLRPLLAENAPDAPVPDDVLRAAVGVLADWARSSGGWATNTPEASARPVGVVAVPSLSRPQLVGSLAQGIANVGRLPFLGTLTYTGPEGEHTARRSNSAQRVRALSGAFAVSDELTAALAASPGPVLLVDDSTDSGWTLAVAARLLRKAGAEQVLPLVLATSG